A genome region from Halosegnis longus includes the following:
- a CDS encoding helix-hairpin-helix domain-containing protein, protein MAAVVELANEMNVGTAMAVKLFNIGFTRVEDIKDASVSELTEAYGVGAKTAKQLKGKAFGVMRKRERGRFDEDASETERMIANNHHQYDANVAVLWGEDDTRDDETTTDSSVSVADKYTEEELRQQLDDALTSLKIRPRNLGFYSGFADKKTGAVVSEFQADIATKGGQMGRQEFNPGQHKIGPDGEPTDDYDAVDWAATFREREKAMAMWADIIVVVEEGDYTRNTLWRITEEYDVGCEAFIHNSRGHPEQEDDEEYDKFTPSPDEQVANADGAPGVEDDHEEWDGFAEMIETMEDNPEFTDGHGGETQLSGSTKGWIDQ, encoded by the coding sequence ATGGCAGCAGTCGTTGAGCTCGCAAATGAGATGAACGTCGGAACCGCGATGGCCGTGAAGCTGTTCAACATCGGCTTCACTCGCGTTGAAGACATCAAGGACGCATCGGTGTCGGAGCTGACCGAAGCGTACGGTGTGGGCGCGAAGACCGCGAAGCAGCTGAAGGGGAAGGCGTTCGGCGTGATGCGAAAACGCGAGCGTGGCCGGTTTGACGAGGATGCATCCGAGACCGAACGGATGATTGCAAACAACCATCATCAGTACGATGCCAACGTGGCCGTGTTGTGGGGTGAAGACGACACGCGGGATGATGAGACAACGACGGACAGTTCGGTGTCCGTTGCAGACAAATACACCGAGGAGGAGCTGCGCCAACAGTTGGACGATGCGCTGACCTCGTTGAAGATTCGCCCGCGCAACCTCGGCTTCTACTCAGGCTTCGCCGACAAGAAGACAGGTGCGGTCGTGTCAGAGTTCCAAGCTGACATCGCCACGAAAGGAGGCCAGATGGGTCGTCAAGAGTTCAACCCAGGGCAGCACAAGATAGGCCCAGACGGAGAGCCGACAGATGATTACGACGCGGTCGACTGGGCTGCGACCTTCCGCGAGCGAGAGAAAGCGATGGCGATGTGGGCTGATATCATCGTCGTCGTCGAGGAAGGTGACTACACTCGCAACACCTTGTGGCGAATCACCGAGGAGTACGATGTGGGGTGTGAGGCGTTCATCCACAACTCACGCGGACACCCCGAGCAGGAGGACGATGAAGAGTATGATAAGTTCACTCCCTCACCGGATGAACAGGTTGCCAACGCGGATGGAGCGCCCGGTGTGGAAGATGACCACGAAGAGTGGGATGGCTTCGCAGAGATGATTGAAACGATGGAAGATAACCCGGAATTCACGGATGGGCACGGAGGTGAGACGCAACTCTCAGGCTCGACGAAGGGCTGGATTGACCAATAG